A genomic stretch from Pontibacter liquoris includes:
- a CDS encoding DUF1572 domain-containing protein — MADGYLESVIKQFEYYKMLGEKTFQQIPDEKLFWQYNEDSNSIAIIVKHLWGNMLSRWTDFLTTDGEKEWRDRESEFENDLTSKQELTDKWNEGWNCFLNTLKALTPEDLEKTIYIRNQGHTVLEAINRQLAHYPYHIGQIVFIGKMVCADNWTSLSIPKGNSKAFNQEKFSRPKHQEHFTDEFIPKKKE; from the coding sequence ATGGCAGATGGTTATTTAGAAAGCGTGATTAAGCAATTCGAGTATTATAAAATGCTCGGAGAAAAGACTTTCCAACAAATTCCGGACGAGAAACTATTCTGGCAATACAATGAAGACAGCAACAGTATCGCCATTATAGTAAAACACCTCTGGGGAAACATGCTTTCCCGCTGGACTGATTTTCTGACGACTGACGGTGAGAAGGAATGGCGCGACCGGGAAAGTGAATTTGAAAACGACCTTACCTCCAAGCAGGAATTAACAGACAAGTGGAACGAGGGATGGAATTGCTTCCTGAACACATTAAAAGCACTGACGCCGGAAGACCTGGAGAAAACAATTTACATCCGGAACCAAGGGCATACGGTACTGGAAGCAATTAACAGGCAATTGGCACATTACCCGTACCATATCGGGCAAATTGTTTTCATTGGCAAAATGGTTTGTGCAGATAACTGGACTTCCTTGTCCATTCCCAAAGGCAACTCCAAAGCCTTTAACCAGGAAAAGTTCTCCCGCCCAAAACACCAGGAGCATTTTACAGATGAATTTATTCCGAAGAAAAAAGAATAA
- a CDS encoding vWA domain-containing protein, with translation MALGYRFTDYVPPQDDKPGFESLLKIFLQLVTISSGDVGEALAWLSSLDKQYNLTSDEYGIGDFIEDLKKKGYLDENPQEKGAFTLTAKSEQGIRRSALEEIFGRLKKGGKGTHATPHTGIGDEAGTDQREYRFGDALEQISMTDSLRNAQINHGIGDLRLTEQDLEVTETEHKTQAATVLMIDISHSMILYGEDRITPAKKVAMALAELIKQKYPKDTLDILVFGNDAWQIEVKDLPYLEVGPYHTNTVAGLELAMDILRKRKTPNKQIFMITDGKPTCLKEGLHYYKNSFGLDRKVVNKTLNLAAQCRRIKIPITTFMIASDPYLQAFVDEFTKVNNGQAYYSSLQGLGHLVFRDYKQNRKKNF, from the coding sequence ATGGCTTTAGGATATCGCTTTACAGACTATGTGCCGCCGCAGGACGACAAGCCCGGGTTTGAGTCGCTGCTGAAGATATTTCTGCAGCTGGTTACCATTTCTTCCGGCGATGTGGGCGAGGCGCTGGCCTGGCTCAGCTCGCTGGACAAACAGTATAACCTGACCAGCGACGAGTATGGCATCGGGGATTTTATTGAAGATCTGAAAAAGAAAGGCTACCTGGACGAAAACCCACAGGAGAAAGGAGCCTTTACGCTCACTGCTAAAAGTGAGCAGGGCATCCGCCGCAGTGCGCTGGAAGAGATCTTTGGCAGGCTGAAAAAAGGCGGCAAAGGCACCCACGCTACCCCGCACACCGGCATCGGCGACGAAGCCGGCACCGACCAGCGCGAGTACCGCTTCGGCGATGCGCTGGAGCAGATCTCCATGACGGATTCGCTGCGCAATGCCCAGATAAACCACGGCATTGGTGATCTGCGATTGACCGAGCAGGACCTGGAGGTAACCGAAACAGAACACAAAACCCAGGCCGCTACGGTGCTGATGATCGATATTTCCCACTCAATGATCCTCTACGGCGAAGACCGCATTACGCCGGCCAAAAAAGTGGCCATGGCGCTGGCGGAGCTCATCAAGCAAAAGTACCCCAAAGACACGCTGGATATACTTGTGTTTGGAAACGATGCCTGGCAGATCGAGGTGAAGGACTTGCCTTACCTGGAAGTGGGCCCGTATCATACCAATACAGTAGCAGGGCTGGAGCTGGCCATGGACATTCTGCGCAAGCGCAAAACGCCTAACAAACAGATCTTCATGATCACCGACGGCAAACCTACCTGCCTGAAAGAAGGGCTGCATTACTATAAGAATAGCTTTGGCCTGGACCGCAAGGTGGTGAATAAAACGCTGAACCTGGCCGCCCAGTGTCGCCGCATCAAGATCCCGATCACCACGTTTATGATCGCCTCGGACCCTTACCTGCAGGCGTTTGTAGATGAATTTACGAAGGTGAACAACGGGCAGGCGTATTACAGCAGCTTGCAGGGCCTCGGCCACCTTGTGTTCCGGGATTACAAGCAAAACCGTAAGAAGAATTTTTAA
- a CDS encoding sigma 54-interacting transcriptional regulator, giving the protein MNYNDIPAENLLKIKTLGQLKAAGYEPQSVKQELRQNLIRKLQQKEDIFPGIWGYEETVIPDMQRAILSMHHINLLGLRGQAKTRIARQMIDLLDEYIPVVQGSELNDDPMHPISRYAKDLVHEHGDDTPIGWLHRDERYTEKLATPDVSVADLIGDADPIKAATMKLPYSDERVIHFGLIPRSHRGIFVINELPDLQARIQVSLFNILQEGDIQIRGFKVRMPLDIQFVFTANPEDYTNRGSIVTPLKDRIDSQIITHYPKSIETGKKITRQEAHVKDGQEHAVKTNELVGDLIEQVAFEARESEYVDPKSGVSARLTISAYENLLSAAERRALLNGEKTTYVRVADFLNTIPAVTGKVELVYEGEQEGAGHVAQVLMGKAIRTQFLKYFPDPDKAKKSKQGNPYKAVTAWFGDGNTVDILSDASAADYKKALLKVPGLEALIEKHQPEAKGEEKLFMMEFALHGLAEHSQLSKNKLATGLQFKDLLSGMFSMPTFGEEEEEDF; this is encoded by the coding sequence ATGAACTATAACGATATTCCAGCCGAAAATCTGCTGAAGATAAAAACACTAGGCCAGCTGAAAGCAGCCGGCTACGAACCACAGTCCGTAAAGCAGGAGCTGCGCCAGAACCTGATCCGGAAGCTGCAGCAAAAAGAAGATATTTTCCCGGGCATCTGGGGTTATGAGGAAACCGTAATTCCGGACATGCAGCGGGCCATCCTTTCCATGCACCACATCAACCTGCTGGGGCTGCGCGGGCAGGCCAAAACCCGTATCGCCAGGCAAATGATAGACCTGCTGGACGAGTACATCCCGGTAGTGCAGGGCTCTGAGCTTAACGATGACCCCATGCACCCGATCTCGCGCTACGCCAAAGACCTGGTGCACGAGCACGGCGACGATACCCCGATTGGATGGCTGCACCGCGACGAGCGTTATACTGAAAAACTGGCGACGCCGGACGTATCGGTTGCAGACCTGATCGGCGATGCGGACCCTATAAAAGCGGCCACCATGAAGTTGCCCTACTCGGATGAACGGGTAATCCACTTTGGCCTGATCCCGCGCTCGCATCGCGGTATTTTCGTGATAAACGAGCTGCCCGACCTACAGGCGCGCATCCAGGTGTCGCTGTTCAATATTTTGCAGGAAGGCGATATCCAGATCCGGGGCTTTAAGGTGCGCATGCCACTCGATATCCAGTTCGTATTCACGGCCAACCCGGAGGATTATACCAACCGGGGCTCTATTGTAACACCGCTGAAAGACCGTATCGATTCGCAGATCATCACCCACTATCCGAAAAGCATTGAGACGGGCAAGAAGATCACTCGCCAGGAAGCGCATGTAAAGGATGGGCAGGAGCACGCCGTAAAAACCAACGAGCTGGTAGGCGATTTGATCGAGCAGGTGGCCTTTGAGGCCCGCGAGAGCGAGTATGTGGACCCCAAAAGCGGTGTATCGGCCCGCCTGACCATTTCGGCTTACGAAAACCTGCTGAGTGCGGCCGAGCGCCGCGCACTGCTAAACGGCGAGAAAACAACCTATGTGCGTGTAGCTGATTTCCTGAACACAATCCCGGCTGTAACGGGCAAAGTGGAGCTGGTGTACGAGGGCGAGCAGGAGGGAGCGGGCCATGTGGCGCAGGTACTGATGGGCAAAGCCATCCGCACGCAGTTTCTCAAGTACTTTCCGGACCCCGACAAGGCCAAGAAATCGAAACAGGGCAACCCTTATAAAGCCGTTACAGCCTGGTTTGGCGATGGCAACACCGTCGATATTCTGAGCGATGCGTCTGCAGCTGATTACAAAAAGGCATTGCTCAAAGTGCCGGGGCTGGAGGCGCTGATAGAAAAGCATCAGCCCGAGGCGAAAGGCGAGGAAAAGCTGTTTATGATGGAGTTTGCGCTGCACGGCCTGGCCGAGCACAGCCAGCTCAGCAAAAATAAGCTGGCCACCGGCCTGCAGTTCAAAGACCTGCTCAGCGGCATGTTCTCGATGCCCACTTTTGGCGAAGAGGAGGAAGAAGACTTTTAG
- a CDS encoding acyl-ACP desaturase, translated as MITAVATRGEVIRWMESFVSEKITEFLKSVEDSWQPADLLPDTTFDNFLDEIKLLRERAKDLSYDLLAVLVGDTITEEALPTYESWLMTIDGLPQDPNGPWMKWNRSWTAEENRHGDALNRYLYLTGRINMREMEASTQYLIADGFDLMTDNDPYRSFVYTSFQETATNISHRRVAQIAKRQGDNMLAKLCGHVAADEARHAKAYKAFVSKIFEADPNEMMLAFEDMMRKKIVMPAHYMRELGVEIGRTFGHFTDAAQRIGVYTAADYTDILEGLIDEWKIDALTGLNEAGERARDYVMALPVRLKRVAERMKAPTLEYKFRWID; from the coding sequence ATGATCACAGCAGTTGCCACAAGAGGAGAAGTAATTCGATGGATGGAAAGTTTTGTGAGTGAAAAAATCACGGAATTTCTGAAATCGGTAGAAGACAGCTGGCAACCTGCTGATCTTTTACCTGATACGACGTTCGATAATTTTCTGGACGAGATCAAACTCCTGCGTGAGAGGGCCAAAGACCTGAGCTACGATTTATTGGCTGTGCTGGTAGGTGATACCATTACCGAAGAAGCGCTTCCCACCTACGAAAGCTGGCTGATGACCATTGACGGCCTGCCACAGGACCCCAATGGGCCGTGGATGAAGTGGAACCGCAGCTGGACTGCCGAGGAAAATCGCCATGGCGATGCCCTGAACCGTTATTTATACCTGACAGGCCGCATTAACATGCGCGAGATGGAAGCTTCGACGCAATACCTGATTGCTGATGGCTTTGACCTGATGACCGACAACGACCCATACCGCTCGTTTGTGTACACTAGTTTTCAGGAAACGGCAACCAACATTTCGCACCGCCGTGTAGCCCAGATTGCCAAGCGGCAGGGCGATAACATGCTGGCCAAGCTTTGTGGCCACGTAGCAGCCGACGAGGCACGCCATGCCAAAGCATATAAAGCGTTTGTGAGCAAGATATTTGAAGCCGATCCGAACGAGATGATGCTGGCTTTTGAAGATATGATGCGGAAGAAAATTGTGATGCCCGCCCACTACATGCGCGAGCTTGGCGTGGAGATCGGCCGCACATTCGGCCATTTTACCGATGCCGCACAGCGCATCGGCGTGTATACTGCTGCCGACTACACTGATATTCTGGAAGGCCTGATCGATGAGTGGAAGATTGATGCCTTAACCGGCCTGAACGAAGCCGGAGAGCGCGCCCGCGATTACGTGATGGCCCTACCTGTAAGACTGAAGCGGGTGGCCGAACGCATGAAAGCGCCTACTCTGGAGTATAAATTCCGTTGGATAGACTAA